Part of the Tetragenococcus koreensis genome, ACTAGGCATGTTGAATTACTCTCAATTGCGGATGGGTTGGTTGCTGATACACCAGGATTTAGTGCGATTAATTTCTTTGATATCACTGAAAGAGAGTTAGCAAAACAATTCCCAGAATTTGTGCAAGCCTCACCACACTGTCGTTTTCGTGAATGCCTCCACTTAAATGAGCCTGATTGTGAGGTTAAACGGCAAGTAGAAACAGGCGATATCGCTAAAAGTAGATACGAGAACTATGTTCGTTTTTTGGAAGAAATTAAAAAGAGAAAACCAATTTATAAAAAGAAAAGGTAGGGTTTTAATAATGAAAATTTCACCATCGATTTTAAGCGCGAATTTTGCAAATTTACAACGTGATATTGAATTAGTTGAAAAAAACGGTGCAGATTATATTCATGTAGATGTAATGGATGGTCATTTTGTGCCTAATATTACGTTTGGTCCCAATGTGATTCAGGCTATCCGTCCTACGACTAAATTACCATTGGATACTCATTTAATGATTGAAAATCCGGAAGATTATATTGATGCTTTTGCTGAAGCAGGAGCTGATATTATTGGAGTTCATGTTGAAGCTACGGCACACATTCATCGTGCGATACAATTGATTAAAAATAAGAACGTTCGTGCAGAAGTGGTCATTAACCCTGGAACTCCTGTTGAAGCCATTTACCATGTATTACCTATGGTAGATCAAGTACTTGTAATGACTGTTAACCCAGGTTTTGGCGGACAATCTTTTATTGAAGAGTCGCTAAACAAGATTCAACAATTAGCTAAATTAAAAGATGAAAAGGGTTATCATTATGACATAGAAGTTGATGGAGGAATTGTTCCTGAAACAGCTCAACGTTGTAAAGAAGCAGGTGCTAATGTTTTTGTTGCAGGTAGTTATATTTTTGTTGCAGAGCAACCTAAAAAACAAATCCAACTTTTGAAAGAAGCGATTGAATAATGAATGTTTTACTGGCGGCAGGAGGACCGATTTCCCAGTGGCCAAATATAGCAAAGCAGTACGAACTATACGTCGGTATTGATCGAGGCAGCCTTTTTTTACAACAAAAACAGCTGCCGATAAACATTGCTATTGGAGACTTCGATTCACTGAACACGCAAGAGCGTGAAAGGATTTTTAAATTAGCTGACAAAGTGGTTACTTCTCCTGCTGAAAAGGATGATACAGATACTCAATTAGCGCTAGACCTTATTTTAAGAGAACATCCAAATGCTAAAGTTACAGTGGTTGGTGCAACGGGAGGAAGAATCGATCACTTTTTAGCAAATTTTTGGATGGTTTTGGAACCACGATTTCGTAAACATAGTCAAAATATTTATCTACAGGATAAACAAAATTCAATTTCCTTTCTGCTTCCGGGAGAACATACGATTACAAAAGAAGCTGATAAACAATATTTGGCTTTTTGTTGCTTGACTCCAGTATCTGAACTAACATTGGCAAAAAGCAAGTATACGTTAGATAAGCAAGAGGTTTTATACCCAATATCATATGCGAGTAACGAATTTATTGGCGAGCAAGCGGAAGTCTCATTTTCAAAGGGAATAATCGCGGTGATTCAAAGTAAAGACGCTTAACAGAACGAATATATTATCTTTTATAAAAAATAGTTTAAAAAAAGTTAAGAGTGGCTAGTTATCTTTTGTTTAAAGCTATTTAGTGGTACAATCTATCCATTGAGTTTGAAATAATTGGGGTGCACTTGTGAAAAAATTTAATCCAAATAAAAATATTATTATTACCTTAATTATCGTGATTATCATTGTCACTGTTTTGAGTATCACTATGGCTAGACGAGCTGTTGATCAAAAAGCTTCTTTTGCACAAGTAGTTGTCAATGATACTGTTGCAACGGTAGATAAAGTCTTATACACGCCAGTACGTTGGTTTGAAGACGGCGTTGGATCAATCCAAGATTTATTTGTAACCTACCAAGAAAATGAACGGTTAAAAGGAAGAATTGATAATTATGATGAAGTTGTTCAACAAAATGAAAGTCAGAAACGAGAGATCGCGAATTTAAAGGAAGAATTAGATCTAAATGAAACACTAACGAATTATGAGAAAAAAGCAGCGAATGTTATCTCACGTTCACCAGATTCTTGGCAAGATATAATGATCGTTGATCAAGGTTCAAATCAAGGTATCAGTGATAATATGGCTGTTATGGCTAAAAATGGCCTGATTGGTCGCGTACTTGAAGTTAATGCAAACTCTTCTAAAGTAGAGTTGTTAACCTCTGACAATCAAACAAGTAATCATTTTCCAGTTCGAATAACGACCGAAGATGGCGATGCTTTTGGATTGTTAAAAGGCTATGATCGTCGTCAACAAGCGTTGGTTGTTGAAGAATTGACTGGGGAAACAGGTATCAAAAAAGATGATACAGTTCAAACTTCGGGACTGGGAGGAAATTCTCCATCAGATTTGAATGTTGGTAAAGTCATTGAGGCAGAACCTGATGACTTTGGCTTAGATCGTAAAGTATATGTCCAACCGGCAGCAGATGTAAATGATGTGTCTGTTGTTACGATTATCGAGCGCACAGTAGGTGAAGACTAGTTATGAATAAAGTTAAAAAACAATATGTGGCAGCTCCGATTTTCTTTTTGGTAATGTTATTAGATAGCCATTTAACCCGTACATTGTCAGCATGGAGCGATGGGGCTAACGTTTGGAAAACACATCTATTATTACTGATCTTGATGTTTTGTGTACCAAAATTTTCAAAACGTTATATGATTACAACCGCTATTATCTTAGGTAGTATATTTGACTTGTACTATATAGGTGTATTAGGCATTTATGCTGTGAGTTTTCCATTAGCTGTTTGGGGGATGTACTTGTTATTTAATCTCCTTTATCAAAATATATTCACTATGTTTTTTGGTTGGATTATTTTGATAACGGGCTATGAATTGGCAGCTGCGGGTATTCAAATTATTTTTCAAATATCAGTGATTAACCCAATTTTCTTTGCAACTAATTTTTTAGGGCCAACTTTATTAGTTAATATTTTATTCTTTTTCATTATTTATTACATTGTCAAGGTGTTATTCCGCTGGGAATAACACCTATTTTTTACAATCAAAGAGACGTTAGATTAAATATATATTTCAAAAATGAAATATATTTGTAACAATTCTTTTATTGTAATGTCATACGGCTGTGTTACAATCATTTTATCGTTGAAAAAGTGTTTAAGATTTCTTAACTTCTTAAGCAATTATAAAATAAATTTAAAGTTGGAGGAATGAAAAGTGAAAAGACGTGTATTGACGGCGTTATTAACATGCTCATTAACACTTACTGCAGTTGCAGCTCCAAGCGTAGTCTTGGCAGATGACTTTGATCAGCAAATTGAAGAGAAAAGTAAAGAAATTGATGACTTGCATGGGCAACAAGCAAGTATTCAATCAGAAATTGATTCGTTGGAAGGCGAAGTTTCAGGTATTAACGAGAAGGCAGAAAGTTTACTTGCAAAACAACAAGAATTAGATGAACAATCTAAAAAATTAGAGCAAGAAATTAGCGATTTGCAAAATCGTATCGACAAACGTGAAGAAGCAATTCGCGAACAAGCTCGTGATGTGCAAGTAAATGGTTCAGATACCAACATCATTGATGCAGTTTTAAACTCTGATTCATTGACAGATGCTTTTGGCCGTGTTCAAGCAATGAACACGATCGTAAATGCAAACAATGATTTAGTAGAACAACAAAAAGAAGATAAAGAAGCTGTTGAAAGCAAAAAAGCTGAAAATGATGAAAAACAAAAAGAAATTCAAGCTAACCAAGCGAGTTTAGAAGAACAAAAAGGCCAATTGGAACAAAGCCAAGCTGACCTAGACTATAAAAAAGCTGATTTAGCTTTACAAGAAGCTTCTAAGAACGACGAAAAAGAAGAAATTCAAAAACGTAAAGATGAAGCAGAAGCAGAACAAGCACGTATTGCTGAAGAACAAAAACGCGTCGAAGAAGCACGTCAACAAGCAGAAGCAGAAGCTCAACAACAACAAGAAGCTGAAGCAGCTGCTGCCGCTCAAGAAGCAGAGCAAGAGGAAGCTTCAGAAGAGCAACCAGAAGCAACAGTTGAATCTGAAGAAGAATCAGTAGAACAAGAAGCACCGGCTACTACTGAAGAATCAGAAGAACAACCAGCAACTTCTGAAGAAGAAGTGGAAGAACCAGAAGCAACTGAAGAGTCTCAAGAAGAGCCAGAAGTAACTGAAGAAACACAAGAATCAGAAGAGGCTCCGGAAGTTGAAGAATCAGAAGAACAACCAGCAACTTCTGAAGAAGAAGTAGAAGAACCAGAAACAACAGAAGAATCAACCGAAGTAGAAGAAGTAGCACCAGAAACTACGACTACTGAAGAATCAGAAGAACCACAAGAAACAACAACAGAAGAACCAGTAGCTCCTGAAGAAACACAAGTACAAGAAGAACCAGAAGCAACTGAAGAGTCTCAAGAAGCGCCAGTAGAAGAACCAGAAACAACAGAAGAGTCAACTGAAGCGCCAGCACCAGCTCCTGTTGAATCAAGCGAAGAAGCGTCAGAAACGACTACGTCTTCTGAACAACCAGCAACTTCTTCAACTGTTGAAGAAAATGTTCAACCAGAAGCACCAGCAAGCTCTGATCAAGGTAATTCTAGCAATGGAAATCAAAACAACTCTGGTAACCAAGGTAGTAATCAACCAACAGACGTTTCAACAAAACCAG contains:
- the mreD gene encoding rod shape-determining protein MreD, with translation MNKVKKQYVAAPIFFLVMLLDSHLTRTLSAWSDGANVWKTHLLLLILMFCVPKFSKRYMITTAIILGSIFDLYYIGVLGIYAVSFPLAVWGMYLLFNLLYQNIFTMFFGWIILITGYELAAAGIQIIFQISVINPIFFATNFLGPTLLVNILFFFIIYYIVKVLFRWE
- the rpe gene encoding ribulose-phosphate 3-epimerase — its product is MKISPSILSANFANLQRDIELVEKNGADYIHVDVMDGHFVPNITFGPNVIQAIRPTTKLPLDTHLMIENPEDYIDAFAEAGADIIGVHVEATAHIHRAIQLIKNKNVRAEVVINPGTPVEAIYHVLPMVDQVLVMTVNPGFGGQSFIEESLNKIQQLAKLKDEKGYHYDIEVDGGIVPETAQRCKEAGANVFVAGSYIFVAEQPKKQIQLLKEAIE
- the mreC gene encoding rod shape-determining protein MreC, producing the protein MKKFNPNKNIIITLIIVIIIVTVLSITMARRAVDQKASFAQVVVNDTVATVDKVLYTPVRWFEDGVGSIQDLFVTYQENERLKGRIDNYDEVVQQNESQKREIANLKEELDLNETLTNYEKKAANVISRSPDSWQDIMIVDQGSNQGISDNMAVMAKNGLIGRVLEVNANSSKVELLTSDNQTSNHFPVRITTEDGDAFGLLKGYDRRQQALVVEELTGETGIKKDDTVQTSGLGGNSPSDLNVGKVIEAEPDDFGLDRKVYVQPAADVNDVSVVTIIERTVGED
- a CDS encoding NlpC/P60 family protein, with product MKRRVLTALLTCSLTLTAVAAPSVVLADDFDQQIEEKSKEIDDLHGQQASIQSEIDSLEGEVSGINEKAESLLAKQQELDEQSKKLEQEISDLQNRIDKREEAIREQARDVQVNGSDTNIIDAVLNSDSLTDAFGRVQAMNTIVNANNDLVEQQKEDKEAVESKKAENDEKQKEIQANQASLEEQKGQLEQSQADLDYKKADLALQEASKNDEKEEIQKRKDEAEAEQARIAEEQKRVEEARQQAEAEAQQQQEAEAAAAAQEAEQEEASEEQPEATVESEEESVEQEAPATTEESEEQPATSEEEVEEPEATEESQEEPEVTEETQESEEAPEVEESEEQPATSEEEVEEPETTEESTEVEEVAPETTTTEESEEPQETTTEEPVAPEETQVQEEPEATEESQEAPVEEPETTEESTEAPAPAPVESSEEASETTTSSEQPATSSTVEENVQPEAPASSDQGNSSNGNQNNSGNQGSNQPTDVSTKPEEPKEETSAPSPSADGSAIVAEAQKYMGTPYAWGGRTPDGFDCSGFTQYVYKQVTGRDIGTYTVPQENAGTQISVSEAQAGDLLFWGSKGSTYHVAISTGGSSFIHAPKPGDTVKNGDTQYFTPSFAVRM
- a CDS encoding thiamine diphosphokinase; translated protein: MNVLLAAGGPISQWPNIAKQYELYVGIDRGSLFLQQKQLPINIAIGDFDSLNTQERERIFKLADKVVTSPAEKDDTDTQLALDLILREHPNAKVTVVGATGGRIDHFLANFWMVLEPRFRKHSQNIYLQDKQNSISFLLPGEHTITKEADKQYLAFCCLTPVSELTLAKSKYTLDKQEVLYPISYASNEFIGEQAEVSFSKGIIAVIQSKDA